CTGCTGTATTCGCTCGCCGTCGAACTCGATCCGGGCCTCGATGCGGCCGGCCGGAGTATCGATACGCAACGGTTCCGGAATCGGACCCCCGCCGAAGTATCCCGTCTCCGCCAGCACCGTGGCCAGGCCGATGATGCCGTGGCCGCACATGGTGCTGTAGCCCTCGTTGTGCATGAAAAGCACGCCGAGATGACCGTCTGGCGTGGCCGGGCAGGTGACGACGCATCCGTACATATCCGCGTGCCCCCGCGGCTCGAGCATAAGGGCCCGGCGGAGATGGTCGTAGTGCTCGGCGAGGTAACGCCGGCGTTCGAGCATCGTGGCGCCCCGCGGCTCGGGATAACCGCTGAGGACAACCCGAAAAGGCTCACCCGCCGTGTGGGCGTCGATCGTCTCGATGCGCCACCAGGTATCGGGAGGACGCCATGAGGTGAGGGCAGCCGTGGTTAGCAACGGCTCGGGATGCAGCATGGGTCGGTTAGCCAGCTTCCAGCGCGATAGCGGCGAGGTCGATCAACGCCCCGTGCGCGCCATGACCGTCGCCGGCCGATCGATGCTGCAGGGAGGACCGGGGGCCGGGGCTTGATTCCGAGACGGGATTCGGCGCGATCCGCACCCGCAACGCCTTGAGGCCGTGGACACCTTGAAGGTCCTCAAGCTGAACATATTCCACCTCGCCGACCAGGTACCCCGTGGCGAGGAGGTAACGCACATAACGCGCATAATCGACGGCCTCGCCATCCTGCGAATACACGATCGCCATATACCCGGGCTGAGTGAGGCGCTCACTGGTCCCAAAGATGCGCGCCTTGTCAATCCGCTTCTTGACGATCTCGTAGCGGATGTTGTACGCGCCGTCGACATCGAACTGCTTCTCGTCGATCCGGAAGCGGATCGAGAGTGGGAAGTCCTGAACGAGCACAAGATGGGCGATATCGAGCGGCGCCTTGAGTGTTGGCTTCAACGACGCCATCTCCCATTCCACACCGCACATCAGCATCAACTGCCACAAGCGCAGATTGCGAAGGTACAGCGGGTCATATCGACCGTTTTGGTGCAGACTGCCCCCGACGTAGAGGTTGTAGTCGACTCCATCCGTCTTGTACATCTCGAAGTAATGTGGATACATCGCCTGGGCGGCCTCTTCCTGGCGTTCGATATAGGCTCCGATGGTGTGGTTGATGCGGCTGACGCTATCCTCGTAGTCGCGCCGGCGCCGGTACAAAATGCCCAATTCCGCATCGAGCGCCTCGCGATAACCCTCGATCTGAACGCGTGAAGAAGGTACGATTCGCTCAAACTCCGCAAACAAAGGCTCTATCTCGCTCCGGAGGAAATGGAGGATCGTAACCTCTTCCCCCGAGCGCAACTCGTGTTCGACTTCCGCCAGGTACTGTCCGAGCCGGAAGCGGATCTCTTCCAGGACGGGCATCGGGCGATGCTGCTGGACCTCCAGAAGCACCTCATCCGCAAGCGTCAACTGTTCGGCAAGGTCCGACTGGATAGCCCGGTTACGCTCGGTAGACGAGCCTCGTATATCCGAGAGCCCATACAGCGGGTGGACGCCATGAAAAACGATCTCTTCGGCCCGCGCGGTCGCCCCCTCCCGACCGCTGTCGATGTAGTTCTTGGCGGCCTCCCGAAAGCGCCACTCCACCGTCGGGTGGATCGACGTGTATTGCTCTTTGATGACCGCCTGGATTCGATCTTCCCGTTCTTCCAGGCCACGATGGATGGCGACGCCGAATAACGCTGTGATCTCGCGCAACTGGGTGCTGGCGCCCATCGGGTCGAGGTGCGTATGGCTCCGGGTACCGAGTTCGAGGATGCCCACCAGACGATCCTGCGAAAAAAGTGGCGCCAGGACCAATGTGTGATACCCCTGATCGCGCAGGTACTCCTCAAACCCCGTGAGATGCGCCAACTCCTCGAGGCGATCGATTACGATCGGCTCCGTTCGGCCATCGGACGCTCTGGCGTAGAAGGACTGTTGCCAGGTGTCACAGGATGGCGGGACGCCGCGTTTAAGCAGCAGGCTCCGGCCCAATGGATGGATGCTGGTGATCCGGTCGAAGTCTCCCTGTTCGATCAGGATGAGACCGATTTCGATCCCTGGGCAGCGGAGGAGCGAACGAATACGCTGCTGCACGCGATCGATTTTCTCCGGGGTGGCGAGTGCGTCCTTCTGTAGGAGGTCGTGTTTTAATTCAGACAGCAACTGCCCCTCCGTCACTTCGACGGCGGAAAAGATGGCGAATCCGTGGAAAGCGAAGTGCGCCGGCGGCAGCGCCTCGAACCACCGGCCTAGATCAAACCGATGGGCCATCAGTCCGTCGATCGTCTCCCGAGACAATGCCGGGGCCTCTCCGACCACCTTAACAGAGCAAAATTGGGTGTCGAAGTCGAGCTTAAAATAACGGACCAGACCTGTCGCGTCGTCGATGACAGGCGCCATGAGCGGGAAGTCGATTTCGGTCGTGATGCCATAGATGGTGCGCATGATATACGCGTACGCCATCATGATCTTGGCCGTCATCATGCGCTCGAAATCCTCCTGAAACACCCGTTTCAGGTGCCGAAAGAGGTCCAACGATGCAAAGGCCGGCGTCATGTAGAAGCTCTGCAGACCAAACGGCACAATGGCCGCCGCATGCCAGCGGCCGTTGAGGCCGGGCGGGAAAACAGCCGACATCAGGACGTCGACGGTCTCCTGGTGATCAAGCAGGCGGTCGATATCGTCGATGGGCCCGAGCAGCGCGGGTATCTCAGTGGCCGCGTCCGACACCATGCGGGCGATTTGAGCCGCGATGCCCGATTGCTCCTCGGCCTGATGGCGCCAGAACGCCAGCAAGGGTTCGAAACTGAGAACGGTCTGGAAGGGAAAAACCCCGGGATGTTCTGACATACGGCGTGGGCGCTCAGTCGATCGGGACACGGTATCTCGAACGGCAGTCTACTGGAAAGGATTCGCTATAGGTTGTCGGCGCCGTGGTGCCGGTTACACGGCTTCAGATGCCCCTCCTCTTATCCCGGCGGAATCTTGCCTGGTTGCAATAACAGATTACGGGATTTTGCGAGCTGACAGGCGACCCGATTTTTGTTATTTTCTGATCGATCAAATGTATTCAATACTTCACCACTTCATGTTCGCCTTTACTTCACTGGAACAAAAAGCGCTTCCTTCGCACATGCTTCGCACGATCGTAAGCTTTTTCTTAAACGATCTGCGGCATACCTGTCACAAATCTGTGCTAATTCAACGATTTTGAGCGAATTGTCCGCATCAACGGTAAGAAGTCAGGAACGTATTTCAGCATACAAGCTTAGGATTGCCAACGGGTTCACTGGCCGATGTCGTCCCGATTTCTTAAAGACATTTTCTCATTTCGGAATGGGCCAGGGCGCAACTCTTGCGTAGAACGTTGCGTGCTTCAATAGCACGGTTCTTTGCAAAACGACATGGTGGATGGCGCACGGGAATAACGGCGTACCCTCGCCCCCCTTTCTATCCACGGTGTGATTAATACCCTTGATCGCCGGCCGATGCTGGTAGTATCAGGATTCATCGACACATTAACCCGGAAAAATCCGCGGCCCCGCAGTGGGTAAACGAGGAGTTGGATACGGCGGCGCGGGTGCCCGACATACATAGATTGCTTATGCACGCTGACATGAAACGCAAGGTGCTTGGCGCCTCAAACGCGTTTGTTGTGCTCACCCTGATGGCTTCGTTGCTCGCGCTGGTTTTTGGCGTGATCTATGCTTTCAAAATCGGCAACTACATGATTGCCGCGGCCAGCATCGTGACGATGTACCTCATCTTCATGGCGAGCGATGTCGTCTGCCGGCGTTATCTGCGCCCTGAGTAACGTAACTTTTTACTACCCGGTAGACTTCTTCAGCACCGGCGCTCCGTAAAGCGCCGTGATCAAGGCCGGCGCCCCGTAAGGCGTCGCTTAAGGCCCGGCGCTCCGTAAAGCGCCATGATCGCAAGGCCCCGTAAGGCAGCGCGATCTGGCCCGGCGCCCCGTAAGGCGCTGTGATCAGCCCGCCGCAATCGGGCCGCTGAAGAAGTCTACCTTTTTTTATGGACTTTTGGGGGCGCGGTGGGATTCTGTTAGTGGGCCTCTACTCAAAAAACGGAAACAGCCGTTTCAGCTCTTCGCGGGAAGGCTGACTGCCGTATTCGGACATTTCGAAGGCTTCCGCGTACTTAAACGACTGGCCACGCTCCGCACCGTAATAGTCGATCAACAGAGCCCGATATTGATCGGCTACCGAAGCATCACGCTCCTGGAATTTCTCCGCGATGTAGGCGACACGGCCGGCTTCATCCACCGGCACTTCTACATCGTACCCGTCGAGCCAGGCGTTCCACTCTGAAAACTGCGACCGCAGCGCCGCCATACACGCGTACTTCGGTCCGCTTTGGGCATCGATTCCAACGATGATGGTTGGCTCAAAGGGATTCGGCTTCTGAAACCGGTCCGCGTAATACAGGAAGACCGGATTCTTCGTGACCCGTGGTGTCGTGGGGGTGAAGTTGGGGACGGTGACCATGAATGAGGCGTCCTGCACGAGGATCGCCGTGTAGCGGTGGTCCGGGTGATAATCGTTCGAACGCGGGGCGAGTACGATATCCGCCTGCCATTCACGGATAAGGCGGGCGATGGTTTTACGGTTTTCCAGCGTCGGCATCAGCTCTCCGTCGTGGTTGTCCAGCACTTCGGTTTCAATGCCCAGCAGGCGCCCGCATTCTTGCGCCTCGGCCTCCCGCCGGCGCGCGAGCGGCCCACCCGAAATCTCGTGGTGACCAATATCGCCATTGGTCACGGAGACGAACTTCACCTTGTGCCCCTGCTCCACCCACATACGGGCGACGCCGGAAGCCTTGATCTCGCAGTCGTCCGGGTGGGCGCCGAAGGCGATGATGCGCAGTACGCCGTTTTCGTCTTGCGCGGCGGCAAGAGGAACGAACAGGCAACCCAACAGCACACTTACTACAATCGAGGACAATTTCATGGGAATTCCTCCTGGTTAAACAGTTGTCATGGGAATCTAGGGGGAGATCAGGAAAACCGCCACGCCTGGAAAAAAAAGCCCTTGACTCCGGTCAGGAACCGACATCGAGGGCTACTGGCCGAGTAGATTTCTTACCGTGTGGCAAACGCCCAGGTAACCCGCGGGTGCGTCCGCGGCGCCGTCACAGCGTTCATGACATCGAACACGAGTTCGACCCTATCGAGCCGGCCCAGCGTCTTCACGAACACTTTCGTGGTGCTCTGCGGCTCGACGAGCACGAGGTCGGCGTGTTCGTGCAACGAATAGGACGAAGCATTCAGCAGTACAAAAGGGCTGCTGCTGACGTTTTCCACCTCTACTTCCAGAACGGACTCCTCGTCATCGCCATAGCCGAGACTCCGCATCTGGAGAGAGGCCGCCACCAACGGCGTCAGGTGCTGCTCGCGACCGACGAGTATGTCACGGTGAAACACTACCGTTCGACGATCCATCAGGGCCTCCTTGATCGCTTCCGGACTGCGCTCGCGGGCCATAACCAGCGTGATCGGGCGGTGGCTGTGGGGAACGTTGTAGTCCCAGTCGATGAGCCCGTGGATATCCGACGTTCCCATGATGGTGAGGTTGTTGTCCAGGGCGATTTGCAGGGCTTCGTCGGAAAACGTGTGTTCGTTTACGACTTCGATGCCATGCAGCAACCCTTCACTCAGAAACTGGCGGTGGAGGCCATCCAGGCGCGCCACGCCGTCGGCGCGTTGTGCAACCCAGTTGGGATGATTCCAGAAGACAAAGGCGCCCTGCCGGTTCGCCTCCCGAAAAACGGTGAGCGGATCGTCCGTCAACAGCTTATTAGCGTCGGTAATAAAGATGGCATTCGTGTGTCCAGGCGGCATCTCACGCGTGATTTCCGAGCCGTGAATGAGTATGAGGTTGCTGTT
This region of Rhodothermales bacterium genomic DNA includes:
- a CDS encoding Sb-PDE family phosphodiesterase, which encodes MKALVISLALGIALSLPAAGQHGRALVFPNVPGYQTLKTDFHQHTVFSDGRVWPDIRVEEALRDELDAISLTEHLEYQPHQEDIPHPDRNRSLVIAQEAAENSNLILIHGSEITREMPPGHTNAIFITDANKLLTDDPLTVFREANRQGAFVFWNHPNWVAQRADGVARLDGLHRQFLSEGLLHGIEVVNEHTFSDEALQIALDNNLTIMGTSDIHGLIDWDYNVPHSHRPITLVMARERSPEAIKEALMDRRTVVFHRDILVGREQHLTPLVAASLQMRSLGYGDDEESVLEVEVENVSSSPFVLLNASSYSLHEHADLVLVEPQSTTKVFVKTLGRLDRVELVFDVMNAVTAPRTHPRVTWAFATR
- a CDS encoding PIG-L family deacetylase, which codes for MKLSSIVVSVLLGCLFVPLAAAQDENGVLRIIAFGAHPDDCEIKASGVARMWVEQGHKVKFVSVTNGDIGHHEISGGPLARRREAEAQECGRLLGIETEVLDNHDGELMPTLENRKTIARLIREWQADIVLAPRSNDYHPDHRYTAILVQDASFMVTVPNFTPTTPRVTKNPVFLYYADRFQKPNPFEPTIIVGIDAQSGPKYACMAALRSQFSEWNAWLDGYDVEVPVDEAGRVAYIAEKFQERDASVADQYRALLIDYYGAERGQSFKYAEAFEMSEYGSQPSREELKRLFPFFE
- a CDS encoding GAF domain-containing protein, translating into MSEHPGVFPFQTVLSFEPLLAFWRHQAEEQSGIAAQIARMVSDAATEIPALLGPIDDIDRLLDHQETVDVLMSAVFPPGLNGRWHAAAIVPFGLQSFYMTPAFASLDLFRHLKRVFQEDFERMMTAKIMMAYAYIMRTIYGITTEIDFPLMAPVIDDATGLVRYFKLDFDTQFCSVKVVGEAPALSRETIDGLMAHRFDLGRWFEALPPAHFAFHGFAIFSAVEVTEGQLLSELKHDLLQKDALATPEKIDRVQQRIRSLLRCPGIEIGLILIEQGDFDRITSIHPLGRSLLLKRGVPPSCDTWQQSFYARASDGRTEPIVIDRLEELAHLTGFEEYLRDQGYHTLVLAPLFSQDRLVGILELGTRSHTHLDPMGASTQLREITALFGVAIHRGLEEREDRIQAVIKEQYTSIHPTVEWRFREAAKNYIDSGREGATARAEEIVFHGVHPLYGLSDIRGSSTERNRAIQSDLAEQLTLADEVLLEVQQHRPMPVLEEIRFRLGQYLAEVEHELRSGEEVTILHFLRSEIEPLFAEFERIVPSSRVQIEGYREALDAELGILYRRRRDYEDSVSRINHTIGAYIERQEEAAQAMYPHYFEMYKTDGVDYNLYVGGSLHQNGRYDPLYLRNLRLWQLMLMCGVEWEMASLKPTLKAPLDIAHLVLVQDFPLSIRFRIDEKQFDVDGAYNIRYEIVKKRIDKARIFGTSERLTQPGYMAIVYSQDGEAVDYARYVRYLLATGYLVGEVEYVQLEDLQGVHGLKALRVRIAPNPVSESSPGPRSSLQHRSAGDGHGAHGALIDLAAIALEAG